One Legionella lansingensis genomic region harbors:
- a CDS encoding primosomal protein N', with protein sequence MDKQAEQIYQICIPHTYRDYFDYHVNGPLSPGIGIRVWVPFRNQTRLGLVIGKHTQSPHTELKSVSSIIDTEPLLTQNMLNFFKWVASYYQSPLSEIIPLAIPKNYRLGNKSELPLRCYYRLMLDVERAHSLIPSRAHKQHALINFLADTGATDKKTLLQKGFTHAQLDHLIKLNILAIKNEVSIPQSNSTLSPPLILNAEQDVAVQTICRQLHHYHCFLLQGITGSGKTEVYLQVIAQVLAQGKQVLVLVPEIGLTPQLLSRFTARFAEPMAVIHSNLNERERQSTWQLAKDNLVKLVIGTRTAIFTPMPELGLIVIDEEHDPSLKQMEGVRYSARDTALMRAHMEGIPIILGSATPSLESLYNCMQAKYSLLRLNQRALSKSPLHYQIIDIRNTPLQHGLAAKTLNTIAEHLQQNNQVMVFINRRGFAPVLLCHHCGWMADCPACDSHLTLHRQMGRLVCHHCGLTTIIPGHCRTCHSQELLPIGAGTQRIHEYLSNHFPNINLLRVDRDEVRKKNALDNHLERIHRGEAQLIVGTQMLAKGHHFPRLTLVVVVDTDAGFYNQDFRALERLGQLLTQVSGRAGRAERPGQVLIQSHLPHHPLLNLLIQQGYDSFAQALLTLRQQADLPPYRFLALIRAQDKSAKKVLDFLHLLKEQLVLHEVTTLGPAPAPLARRANQHRMQLLIKASSRKILQTRLTQLRQWLTMNKLTNHVRWNVDIDPMDLS encoded by the coding sequence ATGGATAAGCAAGCAGAGCAAATCTATCAAATTTGCATCCCTCATACATATCGTGATTATTTTGACTACCATGTGAATGGTCCTCTTTCTCCTGGCATAGGTATACGCGTTTGGGTACCTTTTCGCAATCAAACGCGCTTGGGACTGGTTATCGGGAAACATACCCAGAGCCCACATACTGAACTTAAATCAGTGAGTTCTATTATCGATACTGAACCTCTATTGACCCAAAATATGCTGAATTTCTTTAAATGGGTAGCCAGTTATTATCAAAGCCCCTTGTCTGAAATTATTCCTTTGGCAATACCTAAGAACTATCGTCTCGGAAATAAAAGTGAATTACCATTGCGCTGCTACTATCGGCTGATGTTAGATGTTGAACGTGCTCATTCACTTATACCCTCTAGAGCACACAAACAACATGCGCTCATTAATTTTTTAGCTGACACTGGAGCAACGGATAAAAAAACGCTTTTGCAAAAAGGCTTTACTCATGCGCAGTTAGATCATCTAATCAAGCTTAATATTCTTGCTATAAAAAATGAAGTTAGCATCCCCCAGTCAAATAGCACGCTGAGCCCCCCATTAATCTTGAATGCAGAACAAGATGTGGCGGTGCAAACGATCTGTAGACAGCTGCACCATTACCATTGTTTTCTGTTACAAGGCATCACCGGCAGCGGTAAAACAGAAGTCTATCTTCAGGTTATCGCCCAAGTTCTGGCCCAAGGTAAGCAGGTTCTGGTTCTTGTTCCCGAAATTGGTCTAACTCCACAATTACTAAGCCGTTTTACCGCTCGCTTTGCTGAGCCGATGGCCGTCATTCATTCGAATCTTAACGAACGTGAGAGACAATCCACATGGCAACTTGCCAAAGACAATTTGGTTAAATTGGTCATCGGTACGCGTACCGCCATTTTCACACCCATGCCAGAACTTGGATTAATCGTTATTGATGAAGAACATGATCCTTCGCTCAAACAAATGGAAGGCGTTCGTTATTCCGCCCGTGATACAGCGTTGATGCGCGCGCATATGGAAGGCATTCCAATTATTCTAGGTTCCGCTACCCCAAGCCTCGAAAGTCTTTATAATTGCATGCAAGCGAAATACAGCTTATTGCGGTTGAATCAAAGAGCGCTCAGCAAATCACCACTCCATTATCAAATCATCGATATTCGCAATACACCTTTGCAGCATGGGTTGGCTGCAAAAACATTAAATACGATTGCTGAGCATTTACAACAAAATAATCAAGTGATGGTATTCATCAATCGCCGTGGATTTGCACCCGTATTACTCTGTCATCACTGCGGCTGGATGGCTGATTGCCCAGCTTGTGATAGCCACCTAACCCTTCATCGTCAAATGGGCCGACTGGTTTGTCATCACTGTGGGCTAACCACCATCATTCCTGGGCATTGCCGGACCTGTCACAGTCAAGAATTATTGCCTATTGGCGCAGGAACCCAACGCATCCACGAGTATTTAAGCAATCATTTTCCCAATATCAATCTATTACGTGTTGATCGCGATGAGGTGAGGAAAAAAAACGCACTCGATAATCATCTCGAACGGATACATCGTGGTGAGGCACAATTAATCGTGGGTACGCAAATGTTGGCCAAAGGCCATCATTTCCCACGTCTTACTTTAGTTGTCGTGGTTGATACAGATGCCGGTTTTTATAATCAGGATTTTCGTGCCCTGGAGCGTTTAGGCCAGTTATTAACGCAAGTTTCCGGTCGTGCTGGCCGTGCTGAACGCCCTGGTCAGGTGCTCATTCAATCACATTTACCCCATCACCCTCTTTTGAATTTACTGATTCAACAAGGTTATGATTCTTTTGCACAAGCTTTATTAACGTTAAGACAACAGGCCGATCTACCGCCTTACCGTTTTTTAGCGCTGATTCGCGCGCAAGACAAATCAGCCAAAAAAGTATTGGATTTTCTTCATTTGCTTAAAGAACAATTAGTGCTGCATGAGGTGACAACCCTAGGCCCTGCTCCTGCTCCCTTGGCACGCAGGGCTAATCAACATCGCATGCAGCTGCTCATTAAGGCTTCCTCGCGCAAAATACTACAAACCAGATTGACGCAACTTAGGCAGTGGTTGACAATGAATAAACTAACAAACCATGTTCGCTGGAATGTGGACATTGATCCAATGGACCTATCATGA
- a CDS encoding 6-pyruvoyl trahydropterin synthase family protein, with amino-acid sequence MKKYLTTVELQKESMKFSAGHTTIFSATEREPLHGHMYGVYLALTTWVEENGMTFDYRYYKERIHKLCRSLNQTFLMPKFSPFLQLIEDEDYYYFTFNQKKIPFLKEDVTLMPLTNITVEELSRWFVQELIKDTKELDKHRIEKVVVKVYSAPGQSASHEWQRQQ; translated from the coding sequence ATGAAAAAATACTTAACGACAGTAGAACTGCAAAAAGAATCCATGAAATTTTCAGCTGGCCATACGACTATTTTTTCCGCCACTGAACGAGAACCTCTTCATGGCCATATGTATGGTGTATATTTGGCATTAACCACATGGGTGGAAGAAAATGGCATGACGTTTGATTATCGGTATTATAAAGAACGCATTCATAAGTTATGTCGCTCCTTAAACCAAACGTTCTTAATGCCGAAATTTTCCCCTTTTCTGCAATTGATAGAAGACGAGGATTACTATTACTTTACCTTCAATCAAAAAAAAATTCCTTTCCTGAAAGAAGACGTTACATTGATGCCTTTGACAAACATCACCGTTGAAGAATTATCGCGCTGGTTTGTTCAAGAATTAATTAAAGATACAAAAGAGCTTGATAAACACCGAATTGAAAAAGTTGTTGTGAAAGTCTATTCAGCCCCCGGTCAATCGGCAAGTCACGAATGGCAACGTCAACAGTGA
- a CDS encoding class I SAM-dependent methyltransferase, whose product MTLFSLISKQIQQEGAIPFVDFMQQALYAPRYGYYSAGLQKFGAEGDFITAPELTPLYGQTLANQCQQILACLPEPVLFEFGAGSGQLCVDILKHLEHLTCLPQAYLILEVSGNLRHRQEELIKEHIPHLFERVQWLTHWPEKPFSGVVIANEVLDAMPVHRFLQTEEGLLESYIRLNSQHQLQEIFRPCTNTRLLNHVQSILPKELVPYQSEANLFIDGWIEQCYNMLTQGVVLLIDYGFPQREYYHPDRNMGTLMCHYRHHAHINPLIHLGEQDITAHVDFTHVAKASQQAGFHVAGYTNQASFLLANGLLSLLEQQAVGTHRIQAQQAVKQLLQPSEMGELFKVLALAKNIELPLLGFQLQDKRASL is encoded by the coding sequence ATGACGCTATTTTCTCTCATTAGCAAACAAATTCAACAAGAGGGAGCGATACCCTTTGTTGATTTTATGCAACAAGCCCTATATGCGCCTCGTTATGGCTATTATAGTGCTGGATTGCAGAAATTCGGAGCCGAAGGCGATTTTATCACCGCGCCAGAATTGACCCCTTTATATGGTCAAACACTTGCTAATCAATGCCAACAAATCTTGGCATGCTTGCCAGAGCCTGTTCTATTTGAATTTGGCGCAGGCTCAGGCCAACTGTGTGTTGATATTTTAAAGCATCTTGAACACCTAACTTGCCTACCACAAGCTTATTTGATCTTAGAAGTTAGTGGCAACTTACGTCATCGACAGGAAGAGCTTATTAAAGAACACATTCCGCACCTCTTTGAGCGCGTGCAATGGTTAACACATTGGCCAGAAAAACCATTTAGCGGAGTAGTCATAGCCAATGAGGTGCTTGATGCCATGCCCGTTCATCGTTTCTTACAAACAGAAGAAGGCTTGCTGGAGAGCTATATTCGTTTAAATTCTCAACATCAATTGCAGGAAATTTTTAGACCCTGCACCAATACCCGTTTGCTTAACCATGTGCAAAGCATTTTGCCTAAAGAACTTGTTCCCTATCAGTCAGAAGCAAACTTGTTTATTGATGGCTGGATTGAGCAATGCTACAACATGCTTACTCAAGGTGTTGTGTTATTGATCGATTATGGTTTCCCGCAGCGTGAGTATTATCATCCGGATCGCAACATGGGCACGTTAATGTGTCATTACCGCCATCATGCCCACATCAATCCCTTGATTCATCTTGGCGAACAGGATATCACTGCTCATGTTGACTTCACTCATGTGGCAAAGGCTTCGCAACAGGCAGGTTTTCATGTGGCAGGCTATACCAATCAAGCCTCTTTTTTGCTGGCTAATGGTTTGTTAAGCTTGCTAGAGCAACAAGCCGTAGGGACTCATCGCATTCAAGCACAACAAGCGGTCAAACAGTTGCTGCAACCGAGTGAGATGGGCGAATTATTCAAAGTACTTGCCTTGGCAAAAAACATAGAGTTACCTTTGCTTGGTTTTCAATTGCAGGATAAACGAGCGAGTTTATGA
- a CDS encoding pteridine reductase, with protein sequence MRNHTLNPVNKQAAKVALITGAARRIGAAIACKLHEANFRVVIHCYQSLEEAETLAQKLNHNREESAYVVQQDLHVPDAAEKLIAATVNWAQRLDVLVNNASMFVRSDLSAVNSADWDALFNINVKLPFSLSLAAHKYLSKTQGAIINITDIRAEKPLKEYAVYCQTKAALAMQTKVLACEFAPKVRVNAVAPGAISWPEKENALSQQEKQKIIAKTPLKCHGSPEFIGQAVLALLENPFVTGQTLAVDGGRSIG encoded by the coding sequence ATGAGGAACCATACCTTGAATCCAGTCAATAAACAAGCGGCAAAAGTGGCCTTAATCACCGGTGCCGCCAGACGAATCGGGGCTGCTATTGCTTGCAAATTACATGAAGCTAACTTTAGAGTAGTTATCCATTGTTATCAATCTTTAGAGGAAGCAGAGACCCTGGCGCAAAAACTCAACCACAATAGGGAAGAGAGTGCTTATGTTGTTCAGCAGGATTTACATGTGCCGGATGCTGCTGAGAAATTAATTGCTGCTACAGTAAATTGGGCACAGCGTTTGGATGTACTAGTCAATAATGCCTCTATGTTTGTTCGCAGTGATTTGTCTGCTGTCAATTCCGCAGATTGGGATGCTTTGTTCAATATTAACGTCAAACTTCCCTTTTCCTTAAGCCTTGCTGCTCATAAATACTTGAGCAAAACGCAAGGGGCAATCATTAATATTACGGATATTCGGGCGGAGAAACCATTAAAGGAGTATGCTGTCTATTGCCAAACCAAGGCTGCCTTAGCTATGCAAACAAAAGTCTTGGCTTGTGAGTTTGCGCCTAAAGTGCGTGTTAATGCTGTGGCTCCTGGTGCTATAAGTTGGCCAGAGAAGGAGAATGCTTTAAGTCAGCAAGAAAAGCAAAAAATTATTGCCAAGACACCATTAAAATGTCACGGAAGTCCCGAATTTATTGGTCAGGCTGTTCTTGCACTCTTGGAAAATCCCTTTGTTACCGGACAAACACTTGCTGTGGATGGGGGGCGCAGCATTGGTTGA
- a CDS encoding Stealth CR1 domain-containing protein, with translation MHSHPYPIDAVITWVDGHDPAHQARLDTYLKSIGVASKPNEVSPERLMPCREIEYCIRSILRFAPWIRTLFIVTDQQTPSIVNTLKDYLEPNKIRIIDHQAIFPNPQHTLPSFNSLAIESVLWRIPELSETFIYFNDDVILLRPTKVQDFFIQEQPVLRGHWKIQSDTKVFQMIQRLIHLGKPKRPSLHRRVQQNSAKLAGFRKLFFNLTHVPFSLKKSLFEQFFSMHPDLLHENAKHRIRNGDQYSPISLIHHLALLEKISPIDRKKCSLGIDASHHSLKKIQQKFNRAKQKPRYFCLNIQNLDQAEPTKKDLIFNWLNQMIGKP, from the coding sequence GTGCATTCCCATCCATATCCAATTGATGCAGTCATCACCTGGGTAGATGGGCATGACCCAGCTCATCAAGCTCGATTAGATACCTATCTAAAATCAATTGGCGTGGCATCCAAGCCTAATGAAGTTTCCCCTGAACGTTTGATGCCTTGTCGAGAAATTGAATATTGTATTCGCTCCATCTTGCGCTTTGCGCCTTGGATTAGGACTCTATTCATCGTAACCGATCAACAAACCCCATCTATTGTTAATACATTAAAAGATTACTTAGAACCCAATAAAATTCGAATCATTGACCATCAAGCGATATTTCCAAATCCACAACACACACTCCCGTCTTTTAATAGTCTTGCGATTGAGTCTGTCTTATGGCGCATCCCTGAATTATCAGAGACCTTTATCTATTTCAATGATGATGTCATCCTACTGCGACCAACTAAAGTACAGGATTTTTTTATTCAGGAACAACCCGTGCTGCGCGGTCATTGGAAAATTCAATCAGATACAAAAGTATTTCAAATGATTCAACGTCTTATTCATTTGGGAAAACCAAAGCGCCCCTCCCTCCATCGCCGAGTCCAACAAAATAGTGCTAAATTGGCAGGATTTCGTAAGTTATTTTTTAATTTAACGCATGTCCCCTTCTCGTTAAAAAAATCCCTATTTGAACAATTCTTTTCGATGCACCCCGACCTATTGCATGAGAATGCAAAGCATCGTATTAGAAATGGGGACCAATATTCTCCCATTTCTTTGATTCATCATCTTGCTTTGCTGGAAAAAATTTCCCCTATCGATAGGAAAAAATGTTCGTTGGGTATTGATGCAAGTCACCATTCGCTGAAAAAAATTCAACAAAAATTTAACCGAGCTAAACAAAAGCCTCGATATTTTTGTTTGAACATCCAAAACCTGGATCAAGCCGAACCCACAAAAAAAGATCTGATCTTTAACTGGCTTAACCAAATGATCGGTAAACCTTAA
- a CDS encoding O-antigen ligase family protein → MQTTQLLYHRFRDSLSLNTCIIVLLVALFFFIPVSLSLRAICFTGLLVPLFMNSSAQNTFRAIWSEPWCKALILFLLFILISCLWSPASSKEQYVILRKNLKYLSLPVLVAAFHLTRAQYPALFALLSGLLLVCLLSIAQYFGFYSNALHDPGAVFFNHIFTGFMMVYGAYLCAWLFLEKKNGHRLLWALFLSLFLFQIVYANTSRTAYVLMPLLMLFLALQYCNRKQFALGLVCCTLFLPVAFYTSPTLQEGVRAVKDDLKKYKKNEKDTNVGFRLQLHQYAESLIKKRPLIGNGAGSFSFRFYQDNPLPNLHANVVHPHGDYWLITTEQGFIGLGLFLMLLTILFFRSWYLPTLRIPALGILALMLIGNFSDSLMFNSATGYFILSVLGLCLSEEL, encoded by the coding sequence ATGCAGACAACTCAACTCCTTTATCATCGATTTCGTGACTCACTATCGCTAAATACATGCATAATTGTTTTGTTAGTTGCCTTGTTTTTTTTCATCCCAGTGAGCCTATCTCTCAGAGCGATTTGTTTCACTGGATTGCTCGTGCCACTGTTCATGAATTCCTCGGCACAGAATACATTTCGCGCGATATGGTCTGAACCCTGGTGTAAAGCACTTATCCTATTTCTTTTGTTTATCTTAATCAGCTGTCTTTGGAGCCCAGCTTCAAGCAAAGAACAATACGTTATACTGAGGAAAAATCTAAAATACTTATCCTTGCCTGTATTAGTTGCCGCATTTCATCTTACCAGGGCTCAATATCCAGCACTATTTGCGCTATTATCAGGGCTGCTTCTCGTTTGTCTACTCTCTATTGCACAATATTTCGGGTTTTATTCAAATGCCCTTCATGACCCTGGCGCTGTGTTTTTTAATCATATTTTCACTGGCTTCATGATGGTTTACGGGGCGTATCTCTGCGCCTGGTTGTTCCTTGAGAAAAAAAATGGTCATCGTTTACTTTGGGCCTTATTTCTTTCTCTCTTTCTGTTCCAAATCGTATATGCTAATACCAGCAGAACGGCTTATGTTCTGATGCCTCTATTAATGTTGTTCTTGGCTCTTCAGTATTGTAATCGCAAACAATTTGCACTGGGCTTAGTATGCTGCACCTTGTTTTTACCCGTTGCCTTTTATACTAGTCCGACATTGCAAGAAGGCGTTCGCGCGGTTAAAGATGATCTAAAAAAATATAAAAAAAATGAAAAAGATACTAACGTGGGATTCCGTCTTCAACTTCATCAATATGCTGAATCCCTTATTAAGAAACGACCCTTGATTGGAAATGGAGCAGGCAGTTTCTCCTTTCGTTTCTATCAGGATAATCCTCTTCCGAACTTGCATGCCAATGTTGTTCATCCTCACGGTGATTATTGGCTTATCACGACTGAACAAGGTTTTATCGGTCTGGGTCTTTTTTTAATGCTTCTCACTATACTGTTTTTCCGCAGTTGGTATTTGCCTACTTTGCGCATTCCAGCGCTAGGTATTTTAGCCCTGATGCTGATTGGTAACTTTTCGGATTCCCTGATGTTCAATAGCGCGACTGGATATTTCATTTTGAGTGTCCTTGGTTTATGTTTATCAGAGGAACTTTAA
- a CDS encoding glycosyltransferase family 2 protein, whose protein sequence is MLSKTYPVLVIPAYNPDQRLIELLQEHKQLGWEQECIIVNDGSNKKSMPIFTELERASYIVLHHPQNMGKGAALKTAMKYYLKVFSILSPGMITADADGQHGIKDIVTLSKQFQQEPEKLHLGVRQITQGDVPLRSKIGNALTKFLFNLITNSRIRDTQTGLRCIPLGLVRHLVERSTNRYEFELEMLFIARKHHFQIKQTPIETIYIDNNKGSHFNPLLDSLRICFIFFRFLGWRFPRNVLKSNPKQEAPKA, encoded by the coding sequence ATGCTGTCTAAAACTTATCCTGTCTTGGTTATCCCTGCCTATAACCCCGATCAAAGGCTCATCGAATTATTACAAGAGCATAAACAATTAGGTTGGGAACAGGAATGTATCATTGTAAATGATGGCTCTAATAAAAAGTCGATGCCGATTTTTACAGAATTAGAGCGAGCGAGCTATATTGTTTTACATCATCCACAAAATATGGGGAAAGGGGCTGCACTTAAAACAGCCATGAAATACTACCTTAAGGTTTTTTCTATTCTCAGTCCTGGAATGATTACTGCAGATGCTGATGGCCAGCATGGTATTAAAGACATCGTTACTTTAAGTAAACAATTCCAACAAGAACCCGAAAAGTTGCACCTTGGTGTCCGCCAAATCACTCAAGGAGATGTGCCTTTACGCAGTAAAATTGGTAATGCATTAACAAAATTTCTTTTTAATTTGATAACTAACAGTCGAATTCGCGACACGCAAACAGGTTTGCGATGTATCCCTCTTGGTTTAGTTAGACATTTAGTTGAACGTTCTACCAATCGTTATGAATTCGAGCTTGAAATGTTGTTTATTGCTAGAAAGCATCATTTTCAAATTAAACAGACGCCCATTGAAACGATTTATATTGATAATAACAAAGGCTCCCATTTCAATCCTTTGCTTGATTCTTTGCGTATATGTTTTATTTTTTTTCGTTTTTTGGGGTGGCGATTTCCGCGCAACGTCTTGAAATCCAATCCCAAACAGGAGGCTCCGAAAGCGTAA
- a CDS encoding SAM-dependent methyltransferase has protein sequence MMSLKEGLISHRSVATNLQDTISAISERIKECGDKEHVTVAEQLNILHELSEFEFGQFLLQNQGVNGYWTHYMLTHPWFGRKTGKNNRGMPFTVLERFILDRGPIMLATQQRFAIFLRENQKAVHNGAKLASIPCGLMGELLYLNFKNIDQIELVGLDYDPQTLEDAQDLAKKQRVSQFATFIQKDAWHINLHNEFDLISSNGLNIYEPDKDRVVNLYRQFHTALKPGGKLVTSFLSYPPHAHHNSEWLLEKINPKDLLLERIIFADIIHAKFQCFSSTQETEEQLQLAGFKRIRFYFDECHIFPTVVAEK, from the coding sequence ATGATGTCACTAAAAGAGGGTTTGATTTCTCACAGATCAGTCGCAACAAATCTGCAAGACACCATTTCTGCAATCAGCGAAAGAATCAAAGAATGCGGTGATAAAGAACATGTCACTGTGGCAGAGCAACTTAACATTCTTCATGAATTAAGCGAATTTGAATTCGGCCAATTTTTATTACAAAACCAGGGAGTTAATGGCTACTGGACACACTATATGCTTACGCATCCGTGGTTTGGGCGCAAAACAGGAAAAAATAATCGTGGTATGCCTTTTACCGTTTTAGAGCGATTCATTTTGGATCGGGGTCCGATTATGTTAGCCACCCAGCAGCGTTTTGCCATCTTTCTTAGAGAAAATCAAAAAGCAGTTCATAATGGCGCTAAGCTTGCATCTATTCCTTGTGGTTTAATGGGCGAGCTGTTGTATTTGAATTTTAAAAATATAGACCAGATTGAGTTAGTTGGGTTGGATTACGATCCACAAACACTAGAAGATGCACAAGACTTGGCTAAAAAACAACGTGTGTCGCAATTTGCAACATTCATACAGAAAGATGCCTGGCATATTAACCTACACAATGAATTTGATTTAATCTCAAGTAATGGTTTGAATATCTACGAACCTGACAAGGACAGGGTGGTTAATTTATATCGCCAATTCCATACAGCATTAAAACCAGGTGGCAAGCTCGTAACAAGCTTTTTGAGTTACCCACCTCATGCTCACCACAATAGCGAATGGTTACTCGAAAAAATTAACCCGAAGGATCTGTTACTAGAACGGATTATTTTTGCTGATATCATCCATGCTAAATTCCAATGCTTTAGCTCCACTCAAGAAACAGAAGAGCAATTGCAATTGGCGGGGTTTAAGAGGATCAGATTTTATTTTGATGAATGTCATATTTTTCCGACAGTAGTGGCAGAGAAATAA